The Nilaparvata lugens isolate BPH unplaced genomic scaffold, ASM1435652v1 scaffold2578, whole genome shotgun sequence DNA segment GACAATTTTTTCAGGTTTAAATTAAAGTTGTCTCATTCAGGTATTGATGAAAGTTAATCATAATACTtgcattattgtttattttgatTGTGTGATATGacaaagtatttttattttcagataaCCAGCTGCTATTACATCAAACGTGAAGATGGCTCCTAGACCTCAGGGATTACAAGTTGACGAGAATGTCACTGGCCTACAAGTCACTCCAGGCTTCGCCGATAACTCTACTCAAACCGAAGCAGTAGAAACTGCAACAACTGGCATACAAACTATTTCGAGAGGAGTTGATGCCGAGACTCAAACCATTGGCTGTTGCAAGTGCAACTGTGCAAATGTCATACAAACTGTTGGTGCCGCGACTCAGACTCTTGGTTGTGCGAGCTACAAGAGAAGTGAATCGAACTTGAAAAAAGCTGGTTCAAGCTTCAAGAAGAGCGAATCTAGCAGTAGTTTGAAGGAGATGTTCTCGAAGATACGAGTTGACCTCAAGTCGGCCTTAGAGTTCAATGATGTTGAGGTTGATACTAAGGAAGCCGTCAAGAAGGTGGATGTTGTTGGCGATGGGAAAAAACCTGCAAAGATGTCTCTAGTAATACCACCCCCACCACCACTCCCCGCCATGCCAGCACTGGTGGGGAAATCTTTGCTACCAAATTTTGTTCTCAAGGACGCTGAAGCCAAGCCAACAGCTGAAGTCAAGGTCACAGCTATTCCACCGCCGCCCCCTCTGCCAATTGGAGCAATTCCCCCGCCACCCACTCTGCCAATGGGAGCTATTCCCCCGCCAACCCCTCTGCCAATGGGAGCTATTCCCGCGCCTCCCCCTCTGCCAATGGGAGCTATTCCACCGCCGCCCCATCTGTCAATGGGAGCTATTCCCCCGCCGCCCCCTATGCCAATGGGAGCTATTCCCCCGCCGCCCCCTCTGCCAATGGGAGCTATTCCTCCGCCACCGCCGCCTCCAATGATGGGCGCCTCTACTTTCCCCAGCATGAAGCCAGGCGTTGGAAATGCAGTGTTGAGCAAAAGCAAGACATTGCCGCAACAGAGCACCATCAAGATGAAGACCCTCAACTGGACCAAGGTTCCCAAGCAGAGGATTGGTGAGTTTtaattcattttctcattctccttcattTCTTCAGCTGGTTCATtgtaattgatttgattttcctGTCTTTCATTTGATGCTGCATtgttctaaaaaatcaatgcaagttcattgaaatataatttcatattgaAAAACCTATTTCTGGACTATTAGTACAGATAGAAGAATTTATTAGGTAGCCATTTCTTCCAATGAATACTAGCAagttaattcatttaatttcaaGGGGCTGATCAATAGATTTCTAAATAAATGAACAAGTATAGGCTTACAAGTTCTattgatttataaaaattgattgaactaTTCATggggaataataatattagtctGCAATGtaaaaatcattttttacttttttgattCATTCAAACAGTAGATATTGGGAAAGTTCAGGTTTGtggattcattgaaaaaattacaataatatttgaatacagTTTGATAACTTTAGTACCAATAATATATTGTCTCCCGATTGATAGTGATCAAACTAAGTGATTAATTTTTTGCAACCTTTTATATGatttccattcataataataatttatattgttctCTATCACAGCAAAATCCTTGTGGTCAGACATGGGAGTGCAACTGCCAACTCTAAAAGTGGACTTTACCAAGATGGAGGAGCTGTTCTGCCAGAAACAGCCAACAAAATCAGCTGATGCCTCCAAGAATCAGCTGACAGAGAAGAAGGTGCAGAAAGTGAACCTGTTGGACAGCCAGCGCAGTTTCCTGGTTAACATATTTCTCAAGCAATTTAAGGAAGATGTTGCATTTGTCCTGGAATCGATTAAAAATGGCGCCGGTCTACCCGTCGAGAACTTGAAATCGTTGATGAAACTCATGCCCGAAAAGAAAGAGGTGAGGattctattgaaatttaatttcaaaactGTGTTGATTTCTTCAAAAGTTTAGAATGTGTAGTTATTCATTTTATGCAGTAGATACTGTACCCTATTATTAAGACACTTCTAGTATCAGGGATAATTCTTTTTCCAAACTtctatcattaaaattgattaataatggaaaatgaatttattgaaacaataaaatacaaaaaatatttttacaaatagaaataataattcaaaatacaataatttttgacGTGACtagaaaaagaagccttgagctccagccacgagttctaaatagaaaaacatattttaatcCAATAACAGCATtacaaatgaaacaattctATTGATGGATGATAGTCTACAGATGTCGAATtttagaataatgaataattaattttgtcaAAATTGGTGATTCAGTCAATTctgttctcaaatttcaaatgtgaTTCTCATTCTTCCAGATTGCTGAAATACGCGGTTATGCCAGCAGCAAAAACCTTGGGGAAGCTGAGAGCTTCTACCTGCATCTGTCTGACATCGCCGACTACGAGCTGAGAGTGCAGGCAATGCTCTTCAAACAATAATTCCATGAACGATACACTGATGCATCTGAGCATTTGGAAAAAGTGATTGAAACCTGCGAGTTCCTCATCGATGATTGCAGTCTCAAGCAGTTCTTCAAGCTCATCTTGCAacttggaaataaactgaatgcTGTGAGTAGATATAATTATCTCAATATAGTCTAGGTGGATGATCTCCACTTTTGTGTAGAAAGATTTTCACTCTACAACAGTGTATTACTTCAAGTAGAGAAGATAACCGTAGAGGAAATTCTTATTTGTACTTTGGTATGTATAATATcttagccacctctaatacaaggccctgtcctacgatattgcaacgttgcaatgtaggcctagaatctgaAGGTGAGTACAGatatacgtgccgcgaacatgagcaattcacttttaatcagctgatgccaagctttttatatttgtatcttaccgtttctgtaaaaatacagatatagtcagctgattagctgaaagtgaattgctcatgttcgcggcgcgtatatctgtacgcacctttatacatGATTGACGAAAACGATTTTTAAGAATaacagctgatctttttcacctatcatgtattagattctaggcctacacgttgcaatatcgtatgccagggccttgtattagaggtggctatgataatacttattataaatgtattaaaatTCAAGATGAATATAActgtccattttattttagattattcacataataataacaatatcttgGAACAGTTTTGAGATGGTATTGCAATAAGATGAAATAAAAGCGATCACCgatgtttattttatttatcaacttGGAACATGTATCCAATAATAATACAGtgcattataataatttattgtgcttTTTTCTTCAGGGAACTTATGCTGGTAACGCAGATGCGATCAAGATCAGCTCTCTGGCAATGCTGGCTGACACGAGAGCCAATAAGCCAAAGATCACATTTCTGCACTATGTGGTTGATGTGGCTGCATCCAATGATGCCAGTATGCTAGCATTCAGAAGCAAGGTTGCCGATTTCCAGAGAATGTCAAAGTGAGTTTCGTTTTAAAAGCCTATTCtctttttatgttattttcggaagtatttttttcaaatccaataTATGTTACCAATATGATGTGAGTAGATGGGGACTTGAGTGACAGTTAAGGTGTTTGTATTGTAATATCTATTATTTTCCAAACCTAGGTTTTTTCAAGTATTCGTCAAATCTCTGAATGATTTTCTTTCCTTCGAGTCCAAAGAAAATCATAAGTTAATATGATGAATGTGATGATTGGAAAATTATAAGTGATATCTTGTTAAAGATGACTGATggcaatttgaatatttgtattttcGGTATGTGTTATAAAAGTTTTAGAAACTAATATAATAGAGTTCAAAGCAATactaatcataatattattttattttcaggaCACCGTTTGCAGCCCTCGAAGAGGAGGTGAATTCATTGGTGGAGGGAGAAAAAGACATCAGCAAGAGAATCAAATCGAGCCAAGTGTCTTCTCAATTCGGTGGTAAGTTTCACACCCTACAAATATACCATCCATCCATTGATTGATTGTATTGAAATTTTTGGACACACAATATGAACATACAATTTCAAATCGACTGTAGGAGAAGTcgaaacaattttcaatttatggtATGAGAAGCCTATACTGTGTTTGTGTTTATAATAACATTAACCCAATTGAAAAGTAAAAATAGCTAGctagcattgtcaaatatcaagACTGGTATGCTATATGATAAATGAgagataataaaattacaaaccgattaaattatttgtattctacctgtaattcaacaatattaacAGTGGTAACCTTTGGTGTACAAACAGTAGGAAtgagtctgaaaaatatttcatatcctAAGCCTAAACTTCGAAATTTTAGAATAATACTTGAAGAGCCTATCAAACATGTACCTTATTTTATTGTTTactttcccagatttcttccaCAATGCGAAACAACAGGTGCATTGTCTTgtcaagaaattgaagaaaattcgaGAGGTGAAATCTCAACTGGCAGTTCACTTGTGTGAGGAGCCTGCTGCTTTCCAGCTGAATGACTGCTATCAG contains these protein-coding regions:
- the LOC120355536 gene encoding formin-2-like; protein product: MAPRPQGLQVDENVTGLQVTPGFADNSTQTEAVETATTGIQTISRGVDAETQTIGCCKCNCANVIQTVGAATQTLGCASYKRSESNLKKAGSSFKKSESSSSLKEMFSKIRVDLKSALEFNDVEVDTKEAVKKVDVVGDGKKPAKMSLVIPPPPPLPAMPALVGKSLLPNFVLKDAEAKPTAEVKVTAIPPPPPLPIGAIPPPPTLPMGAIPPPTPLPMGAIPAPPPLPMGAIPPPPHLSMGAIPPPPPMPMGAIPPPPPLPMGAIPPPPPPPMMGASTFPSMKPGVGNAVLSKSKTLPQQSTIKMKTLNWTKVPKQRIAKSLWSDMGVQLPTLKVDFTKMEELFCQKQPTKSADASKNQLTEKKVQKVNLLDSQRSFLVNIFLKQFKEDVAFVLESIKNGAGLPVENLKSLMKLMPEKKEIAEIRGYASSKNLGEAESFYLHLSDIADYELRVQAMLFKQ